TTCCGGCGCGGCCTCCGACGGCAGCACTCCATAATTGATCACGGTCCCCTGAGCCATCACTTCGGGCACGGTCTTTGGCAACGGTTCGTAGCCGAGAGCCAAAGCGGCCTGCTGCTGAACCGCCCAGGGATCGACCGCCGCCTGCTCCCGCGCGTTCCGGCGCATCATGATCACAGAGACGAGGCAGGTGCCGACAAGAAAGCCGACCATATAATAGGCAATGCGGTTTCGGTTCGTCATAAATCAGGACTCCACCTCCGTTTGGGCCCCCGCCTCGCGGGCCAGGAATTCATGGCGGGCCCGTATCACACAACAGACGATGGCGGCTCCACCAGCCCAGACGCTGCCGTACTTCAATCCGTTCATGAACCCGAAAGCCGCATAGAACCCACGGTCCGGACTGTCCTGGAAAAGTAAAGCGAAGGCCAGATGCGTCACCACGCCAAGCAAGGCACCGCCGAAGCAGATCAGGCAGACATAGTAAAGCCATCCGAAAAGCCAGCGTAGTGAACTGAGGCAAAAACGAAGCATGCCCCACTAGTGGACGCGTCTTCGCATTTGGCAAGCTCATCAATGCAATGCCCCCGCTGCTCTCAACCACCCCAAGCCCCGCACCGATGGAAATTTCTTCGCAATTTCGCTTCCCTCCCGCCCCGCTCAATCTTTCACTGCGTGGAAGCCACAGCTTTTCCATGATCACTTCCATCCTTCCAGTCCGCGTCCGCTATGCCGAAACCGACCGCATGAATGTGGTCCATCACAGCAATTACCTGATCTGGTTCGAATCCGTCCGGATCCAGATGCTCGACGAACTCGGCCTCCCTTACAAAGACCTGGAGGAACGCGGCTTCATGATCCCCGTGCTCGGTGCCAGCCTGCGCTACCTGAAGCCTGCATTCTTCGACGACCGCCTGAAGGTCTATCTTTTCATGCGGGAAAAAGCCCGCGCCAAATTCCACTTCGACTACGAGGTACGGCGCGATGGCGAGCTGCTGGCAACCGGTTCCACCACCCACGGCTTCATGGATGCCCAGGGCAAGGGCCTTCGACCGCCCACGGAATTCGTCGAAAAGCTGGAAGAAGCCTGGAAGGTGTAGGCAAGCGGCAGCGAACGCCTTCTGCAGCGTCTCTCGGAGTTCGAGTACCTGCCGATCCGGAAATGGATTCCTTAGGCGCCGGCGACTTCCGGCGCATTTTTACCGCAGCAACGGCGCGGATCCTTCGCACAAGATCTGTAGGTCCGCTCCAGATGTTGTACCACCTCCGCGATGGAGCGGCCATCGGTCGAAATACACGGACCGGCATCCATGTAAATCGGCTCTCGCTCGGATAACAACTGCCGGATCTTGGCCTCCGGATTTGCCACGTTTAAGAGCGGACGGTTTTTATTCCGGCCGGTTCGCTCCAGAATACTCTCGACCGAAGCAAACAGGCATACCACCACTCCTTTGGATCGAAGGAGCTCCCGCATCCCCGGTTGAACGACCAAGCCCCCCCCACAGGAAACGACACAATTCCGGGCGGGATGCCCCGCCTCAATATAGGCGCGCTCGTAGGCACGAAATGCAGCCTCCCCTTCGCTCTCGAAAATCTGGGGAATGCTCTTCCCTGCTTTCTTCTCGATCTCGGCATCCGAATCATAGAAGCGAAACCCCAGGGCACGAGCCACCCGTCTCCCAATGACGGATTTGCCGACCCCCATGAACCCGACCAGATACAGGTTGGGCATGGCATTCTGCTTCAATGACTTCATCGACCGCAGTTTGGAGCCATTCCCACCTCCGGCGCGACACATTTTTTCAGCCAGCGCATGAGTTTGACCATAAATGAGGGCCCGGTCCTTTATTTCTTGCGAAAAGTTGATATTGAGTCTCATTTTCCAATTTTGGCCTAAAACTCGCATCACGGCTCGGAAACAAAATGACACAGGCAAACTCCACCGCCAGCGAATCAATCCGGATCCATCTCGTCGATGGTGTCTCGGGTCCGGCGTGCCCTTTTCAGCCGGCCTGTGACTTGGAACTAGGGCTGGCGGAAGGCTTTGCGACGGCCGAGCTGGTTCATTTCAAACCCGGACTATCGCTGCTACGCATCAGAGTCGCGGAAGACGCCCCCGTCCTCCCCCGTCTGGATTTCGGGGGCAATTACCTGCTCACAGGCTTCATTCACAGTGGCAGCGCGGTTTTTCATTTTTCCAACGGCCATCGACATGCGGGCAACATCCACGAGTGGTTCCAGTTCCACTGCGAGAGCCTTGAGATCGAGGGCCACCGGGGCCAAAAACTGGAATGGGCCGGCCTGCTCTGCACCGACGAAGCCCTCTCCTCCCTTCTGGCCATTGAACATCCGGGCGGTACACCTGCGGAAATACAATCCAATGGCAGTATTTCCGGCGGGGTGTTGAATACGGGGCAGCGCGAACTGGCCCATCAAATCATCCGCTTGCCCGCCCAAGGCCTGGGCTCCCGACTCCACCTTGAAGGCACCAGCCTGACCTGGCTGGCGGAACAACTATTCCGCCCGACGGGAAGTCAAAATGTACCCGCCATCAATGCCCAGGACCGCGACACCTTGGAAGATGTAGCCGCATATCTGGGCGACACCCTGGATGCCGACCACTCCATCGCATCGCTGGCACTGCGCTTCGGCCTGAACGAATCAAAGCTCAAACAGGGCTTCAAGTCACAGTTCGAGCGCACGGTGTTCGGCTATCTGCGCGAACTCCGGATGGAAAGGGCGAAATCCTTTCTCCGGCAGGACCGCATGAGCGTGATCGAGGTGGCCAATGCGGTGGGTTATTCCAATGCGAGCCACTTTGCACGGGCCTTCAAGGAGCATACCGGCCTCTTACCCAAGGGCTTCCAGTGCCTGCACCGCGCACGCTGAAGCCACCCGGGACCGGCCAATCCGCCCCTTTTCGGTCCTTTTTCACCGTATCGGGGTATTTTTCCACCCGCAGGGGGCAGAAATCCAACGCGGCAATTTGATATTCTACGCGGTGATGTGAAGGCCGTGACCTCGAAAGGAGTCCACTATGTATATCAGCGAATATCCAACCCAGAGCAAACAGCCAGGAGCCATTCTAGCCGGAATGGTTTTTACCTCACTGGTCATGCTGGCCGTCAGCCTCGTCTCCTTGGAGCCGGAGCAGGCCGAAAACATCACCCTGCCCGTTCAGGAATTGAGCTTTGCCGCGCCCCCTCAACCGGTGACACCCGCACAGGAGGAGCCACAGCCCCCAACGCCGACCGATTATGAGATCGAGTTGGTCCCGACCCGTCCGGAACTCGCCATCGCACCGCTTCGGCTCGAAATGCCGGATGCCAAGCCGGACACCCAGTTGAAACAACCGCTGTTATCCGTCCCTCAACTGCAAAACCTGCTCGCCGACATCGAGCGCATCCTGGAGTCGACCGAACTCGACCAGGCCCCGGTCCTATTGAACCTTCCGGACTTCCGCTACCCGGCTGAGTTGAGCCGCCAAGGCATCCAACGCGCGCGCATCGTCGTACGCGTCATTATCGACGAAAGAGGCCAGGCCCGGCTTGAGGAAATCGTCTCCAGCAGCCATCCCGCCCTGGAAAAGCTCGCCCGGCGCATCGTTTCCAAGACACGTTTCACCCCGCCAACCTACAATGGTGAAGCGGTCAAGGCGCGTTACGACTGGCCACTCGTCCTCTCGGCACCAAGCTGAGCGCAAGTCCACATCACTTGGCCTAATAGCCCCGGCTGCCGAACAGCGCGGTCCCGACCCGGATCTGGGTCGACCCCGCTGTGATCGCCACTTCAAGGTCGCCGGTCATGCCCATGGACAGCTCGGACAAGGGCACTTGAAAACTGTCGGCCAGTCGGTCGCGCAATGCACGCAAGCCATCAAATGCGACCTTGGCCACCTCCAGGTCGTCGTCGAGCGGCGCAATGGTCATGAACCCCTCTACTTGCAAATGCGGACAGGCCAAGGCAGCTTCGAGAACCGCATCGGCCTCGTTGCAGGAAAAGCCATATTTATTGGGATCCTCTCCAGTATTAAACTGCAGCAGAATGGGCAGACACTTCCCCGAATCAGCAGCCATTCGGTTCAGGCGCTGGATCAATTTGAGCGAATCCACCGACTGCACGCGGTCGAAATGGGCCACCGCCTCCTTCGCCTTGTTCGACTGCAAATGCCCAATCAGCTCCCAACGCAGGGATGCCGTACAGGCTGCCTGCTTCGCAACCGCCTCCTGAACCCGGTTCTCCCCGACTGCGCCCAATCCACAGGCGGCCACATATTCCGGGGCGGCCTCGGGATGATTTTTGGTCACCGGCAATAACTGAACGGAAGCGGGATCGCGCCCGGCCGCCAGACAGGCGGCGTCCATTCGGGCACACACCGATGCCAAGTTCTGCTTAAATTCGTCCAATGAAATCATATAGAATAAGGAGGTGTTATTTTTAAATCAGGTATAAATAAGTTCGTCTAACAAAAGTATTGCTTTTGTATAAGTCATCTTTATAAGGACTCTATCATGCACGTTGAGAATCTGAAAATATTTTCTGACCTGGTCGAAAGCGAGAGCTTTTCTCGCGCCGCCAAACTGAATGGCATTACCCAGTCCGCAGTCAGCCAGCAGCTGCGTGCAATGGAAAAGCACTTCAACATCCTGATCGTGGACCGCAGCCAGAAGCAGTTTCGCCTCACTCGCGAGGGCCAAAAGCTGTACAAGTCGTCCAAAGAAATTCTTTATCTCTACGACAAGCTGAACAGCGAGCTGCAAGAGATGAAGAAGGTCATCAGCGGCACCATTCACATCTCTACGGTCTACAGTATCGGCCTGCATGAATTGCCCCCCTACGTGAAGGCCTTCATGGCGAAATATCCCGAAGTCAACATCCGGGTGGAATATCGACGGGCCAACATGGTGTACGAAGACATCCTTTCCAATTCCATCGATCTCGGCTTGATCGCCTACCCGCAGAAGCACAAGCAACTGGAGATTCTGCCCTTCCACGACGACATCCTCGTACTCGTGGTCAGCCCGGACCACCCGCTGGCCAACGACAAGGTGGTCGACCTGAAAGACCTGGCGGGCGAAAAGTTCATTGGCTTTGAGCCGGACATCCCGACCCGCAAGGCGACCGATCAGATTTTCCGCGAGGCCAATATCGAGGCGGACCCGGTCATGGAATTCGACAATGTCGAAACCGTGAAGCGCGCCGTCGAGATCAATGCAGGCATCGCCATTCTCCCGCAAACCACCGTGGTCCGCGAAGAAGCCCAGGGCTTGCTCAAGGTTATCAAGTTCAAGAACAAGACATTCAAGCGACCGCTCGCACTGATTCACCGGAAGGGCCGAGTCCTCACCCCGGCAATGAAGAAGCTGATCGAGCTCCTGACCTCAAAGAACCTGATTCCGGCCGACGAATAATTGGTGAGACTTGGGCGGCGGGCTTGCACCGCAGGTATAGGAACATTTACTGGCGCACGTTGACATCACTAGTCGCCAGTTTATGAAGCAATTCCTACCTCTTCTCGCCCTTGCATTCAGCATCGCCTGTCAAACGGCCTCCGGCCTGCCGGCGGGGATCCGCCATGTACAGACCCTCGATGGCATCGAGGAATACCGTCTGGAACAAAACGGTCTTCGCGTACTGCTCTACCCGAATGAGGGGCTGCCGGTGGCCACCGTCATGGTCACGTACGAAGTCGGCTCCCGCAATGAATCCCTGGGAACGACCGGAGCGACCCATATTCTGGAGCATATGATGTTCAAGGGCACGGAGGCGCATACTCCCGAAGCCGGCAACGACTATTCATCGGAAATGGAGCGAATCGGAGCGCGGTCCAACGCCACGACGTACTACGACCGCACCAACTACTACGCCATCCTCCCCAGTTCCGATGTTCCCGCGGCAATCGAACTGGAAGCAGACCGCATGCGCAACCTGCGGCTTCGGGACGAAGACCTGGCCTCCGAAATGACCGTGGTGCGTAATGAATACGAACGCGGCGAGAACAGCCCGGTCAGCACCCTGATCAAAGAGATCTTTGCCACTGCTTATGTGGCCCACCCCTACAACCATCCCGTAATTGGCTGGCGCTCGGACATTGAGAACACCTCGACGACCAAGCTCCGCGGATTTTACGACACCTTTTACTGGCCGGAAAACGCGGTGCTGAGTGTCATTGGTGGCTTTGACAAGGCGGCCACGCTGCAGGCCGTGGCCGACGCCTACGGCATCATCCCCCAAGCCCCTGCTGCCATACCGGAGATGGACACGGAGGAGCCGGAACAACTGGGTCCGCGCCGCCTGATCGTGGAGCGAAGCGGCCAGGTGGGCGTGGTCATGATTGCCTATAAGGTTCCGGAAGGCACCCACCCGGACTGGGCTTCGCTCATTCTCATCGACGAGATTCTGACAGCCGATAAGACCGGTCGCCTCTACCGTGCACTCGAAGACAAGGGCAAGGCCAGCGCGACCTTTGCCTACGGTCCCATGCTGCGGGATCCCAGCCTCTTCGTTTTTTGCGCCTACCTGACCCCCGATGCGACTCATGAGGAGACCGAGACCATAATCCTCGAGGAAATACAGAATTTTATCGAAAATGGAGCCAGTGAAGACGAACTGGCCCGGGCCAAATCCGTGGTGCGCGCCAGCGAGATCTACGGGCGGGACGGCCCCTACGCGATCGCAGACCAGTTGAACGATGCCATCGCGATGGGTGACTGGACCTCGTATGTCAACTTGCCCAAAGCGATCGAAGCCGTCCAAGTGGCAGACCTTCAGGCGGTCGCCAAAAAGTACTTCACCGCACGCAGCAGCACCACCGGGTGGTATGTCCCGAGCAGTCACAAGGCCATGGCCAGCCTGTCGCCACACCGCGGACTCCAGTATTACCGCGAACCGGGCCTTGAGCTCTTTGAGCCACATCAAGCCGAAACCGACACCGACAACACGCCCCCCGCTCCAGGCGCCAGCCAAGTCAACTTCTCGGAGAAGATGCAAGTCGCGGACGTGAACGGCATTCAGGTCATTGCCATCGGGATGCCGGTCGAGGGCATCGTTTCATTCGTGGGCAGCATTGCCGCAGGCGACAGTTTCAGCCCGGAAAGCGCACCTACGCTGGCAGGTATGACCGCATCCATGCTGGACAAGGGCACGCAGAAACAAGACCGCTTTGCCATTGCCGAGAAGCTCGACCAACTGGGCGCTGGCATCAGCTTTGGCACCGGAGCACATAGCCTGAGCTTCTCGGGCAAATTCCTGCGACCCGATGCCGGAGCGGTGATGGACCTGCTGGCCGAGCAACTCCGCGAACCGGCATTCGACCCGAAGGTGCTGGAAAGCTTGAAAAGCCGTTCCATTGCCGGATTCCTCCAAGCCATGGACAGCCCGGATTACCGGGCCGAAGCCGAACTGAGTCGCCTCCTTTACGAACCCGGCCATCCGAACTACACCACTCCTCTCGAAAGCCTGATGGAAGGTGTCAAAGGCACCACGGTGGAAGACCTGGCAACATTCCACAAGCAATACTATGGCCCGAAATCCCTGCGCCTGGTCTTTGCCGGTGACATCGATTTCGAGCAATTGAAAGCCGCCGTCGCGAGCGCCTTTGATGGATGGGAAGGCGGGGTCGACTACCGGACGGTTGCGGACGGCCAACAGCCCCGCACCTCCCAGGTGGAGAAGATCACGATTCCGGACAAGACCAGTGTCTCCGTTCGCTTCGGACAAACCACCGGACTCCAGCGCACCGCGCCGGACTACATCCCGTTCATGGTCGGGAATTACATTCTCGGTGGCAGCTTCCAATCGCGACTCAACACCGAAGTACGCAAGAACCGTGGCCTGACCTACCACATACGCAGCTACCACGAGGGCGATATCCTGACCCCGGGCAACTGGGCCCTGCAAGCCAGCTTTGCCCCCTCCATGCTCGAAGAAGGAATCACTGCGACCCAGTCCGTCATCAATGAGTGGTATGCAAAGGGCGTGAGCGAAGCGGAAGTCCGTGCAGCCGTCACCACACTTTCCGGTTCCTACCTGGTAGGATTATCCACGACCGCCAGCGTGGCCGGACAGGTCCACAGTTTCGTCCAACGCGGCTTCGCACCGGAGTACATCGACGCCTACCCTCTGCAACTCAAAGGCCTGGACGCGCCCCAGGTAAATCAGGCGATCCATCAATATTTCGACCCAAGTGCACTCGTCGAAGTGGCTGCCGGCTCCATCAATGCCCCACAGCCCGCATCGTCATCCGCAACCCGGAAGGTAAGCGTACGTCTGGACACGCCGGATGCCGGATGGAAGATACGGATTGAAAAAGTCTACCAGAGCGGAGATGCCATCCTCGTGCTCTCCAAGCTCAGCCATTCCGGAGAAATCGCCAGCCAGGTCATCACAACCGTAGCCGACAGCGTTCCCTTGCCTCTCGACCGCGAATTACCGGCCCGGCATTATATCCTGGGGAAGAATTGGAACTGGGGCGACGACAGCAGCGGTTATCAGTTCATCGACTCGGCCGATGCCATCCGTGAGAGCTTGGAAGGCGCGACGCTACTTTACGAGGCGCCGTAAATCACTTTACGATTGCCCGACAAGCACCTCCTCCCCGAAATACCGACCTAATCGAGAACTCATAATCACTTTTCAACTCATGCCGAAAATCGACGTCGACACCCTTAAGGCCATCCTGCAGCGCAACGAAACCGACATCCGCAAGATATCGGAAATCATGGAGGACATCAAAATGGAGCTGCTGGCCGAAGAAGAAGAACGTGCCAACCGCCCCCCTCCGGTCAAAAAGCAGTTCAGCATTCTGATCTCCGACCCCGAAGGGCATCTGGAGGGGAAGGACTTTGTCGGATGGGTGGTACAGATCCCGGAAGAAGACAGTCTCGCAGTGGGTCCGGAGCGGATCATCCGTGCCGCCTACGAGTATAATACGACCCCAAAGGGCCGCCGTCTGCCCGTCCAAACGATCGGGGAAGCCTGTGAAGTCGTCAGCGCCAAGCTCATGAAAGAGCAAAACATCTGGATCAAAACCAAGACCCCCGTCCTGATTGTGCCAACCAACAACCAAATTCCGACCGACAATTCGGAGTAAGCGCTTCGACAGAACGCAGACCCGGCATTACAAGGTCTGCTAAGCCCGGCAAATAAAGGTTTTACCGTTCCGCTAGGTCCAAGATTACCGCAATCGGACTTGCCCCCGTTTGCAGGCGGATCAAATACGGTGTTTCTTTTTTTCGGCATCCTAGCATTCCATGTGGGTTCAATCCAGTCGTACCCGTCGCAACCTGCGCTATAGCTCGATCGACGCGATCTTCTCAACGCCCTGGTCGCTGCTCTCCCTCCCCGGCAGCTTTCTCATGGCCGGGCTGCTCAACGCCTATTTCCAAATCGGACCGTTCTGGTTTGGCCTTCTCTGCGCCATGCCGGCACTGGCCAACGCCCTTCAAATCGTCATGGTCCCCTTTATCGCGCGCTACATGGCGGTCCGCGATTTCACACTTTGCCACGGCTGGATGAATCTCGGTATCTGGCTGAGCGGTCTCGTCGGTATCGCGTTTATCCCGAGGGATAATCCGGACCTGGCCGGCTGGTTCTTCACCTGCCTCTTCGCTCTCGGCTCGACCACGCTCTCACTGCTGGTCATGGGCTGGACCGCCTGGGTCGGCGACTTTGTCCCGGTCGAGATCCGGGGCCGTTACATGGGGCGCCGCAACCGTTTCGCCAGCATCGCCACGCTGTCTTTCATGTGCCTGAGTATCCTCATGCTTGAGCTGCTCGATGCGTCGCGGATCGCCTACATTATCCTCGTCGCCGTCGCGGTCTTTGCCCGCATGGCTGCCATGTACATACAACACTTGATCCAGTCGCCGGACCCCACCGGCGGTCAAGTGGCCAGCGCCAACTGGGCCAAGGAACTAAGCGCCCTCAAGGAGCACAAACCGCTCATGCGTTTCGTCTGCTATGGTATGGCCTCCGGCTTTTTCATGGCCGGCATGGGGGCTCTGGTACCAATCTATGCACTGGACCAGTTGGGCGCCAGCCCCGCCCAATTTACAAGCTTCAGCATTGCGGGCACCATCTCCGGCGCACTCGGTGTACGCCTCTGGGGCGAGATGATCGACCGGCACGGAGCCGTGCCCATCATGCTGATCTCCTTCATCGCGTGGCGCATCGGTGACATGGGCTGGCTTTTCATCACACCGGATGCGCTCTTCTGGATGTATCCCATGTGGATTTCAGGTGGCCTGATGGCGATCGGTTACCTGCTCGGGAGCTTCAACCTCCTGCTCAAGCTGATTCCGAAACACAGCCGCACTGCGGGCATCAGCCTGAACCTGACCGTTACCTCGATCGCCGCCACGATCGCACCGATCCTGATAGGCTGGATTTTGAACAAGGCCGGCCAACTGGATTGGAATATCCCCTTAACGTATCGTTGCCTGATGGCGATCTGCCTCACCGGGTGCCTGCTCTCGACCCTCATCATACGGGGCATCAAAGAGCCGCAAACCAAGCCCGAGTTGAATACGATTCAAGGAGCCATGCGGACAATCCGCCAGTTGACCGTCAACCAGGGACTCAATTTTATCAGCAACGCCAGCTTTATCGTCCGCAGGAAACGATAGCACATGCCGACAGGCACCCGGCTCTAGGCAAAGGACCGGACCAACACCTTGCCGGCAGCGCCAAGCCCCAATGTCAACGAATCGGCCCCCTCTCCCACTGCCAGGCAGACGGATTCGGCCGCTTCGCTGCGTGCCGTCACTTTAAGGGAGACGCCGGGATTCAAGCCTGCCTGGGCAATGTACTGTAAAAACTCCGTATCCTGGTCGCTGATACGGGCAACCGCCAGAGGCTCGCCGATGGGGCATTCTGCCAGACTCTGGAATCCACCGTCATGCAACACACCCGCAGCCGAGGGGATCGGGTCGCCATGGGGATCCTCGGTGGGATGTCCCAGATACTTGTCGATCCGCTCGAGCAGCAGGTCCGACACGACATGCTCCATGCGTTCCGCTTCATCATGCACCTCCGACCAGTCAAAATCCAGGACTTCGACCAGAAACTGTTCCAGCAAGCGATGCCGGCGCAAAACATGGAGTGCGAGCGAACGGCCCTGCTCGGTCAGACGGACCCCGACCCGGGGCTCGTAAAGCACCAACCCCGCGTCGGCCAGCGTCTTGACCATAGTCGTCGCAGTCCCCGGCACGACGCTCAGCGCTTCCGCAACCCGCCCCATCGGCACCACCCCGCTGGGCGACTTCTCGGCCACGAGATAGATCTGCTTGATGTAATCTTCGACGGTAGAGCTGGGCATGCCGGAACAATCAATTCTCCTCACTGAAAGGCCAAGCCGATTTTCGGACTTATCGACCCTCTAAATCGAATCCGCGTTTGTCAGTACGCATAAAAATGGACAATGTCGCAAACCCATGAGCGATTTTCTGCTTCGTTTTGCACACAACACTTGGGATCTGGTAGCCGAGATGGCGCCCTATCTACTCTTCGGTTTTGCGATCGCGGGGCTCTTGCACCTGCTCATTCGACGCGAAGTGATCCAGCGCATGCTGGGCAAGCCCGGAATCGCGGGGGTGATCAAAGCCAGCCTCCTCGGGGTCCCCATGCCCCTTTGCTCCTGTTCCGTCATTCCGGTCGCCGCCTCCCTGAGGCAACACGGGGCGAGTCGGGGAGCCACCGCATCTTTTCTCAGCTCCACCCCGCAAACCGGCGTGGACAGCATACTGGCAACCTACGCACTCATGGGGGGCCTATTCACAGCAGTACGGGTGGCCGTGGCCTTTGTCTGCGGGATGGTTAGCGGCTTTCTGGTCGATTTGTGCACCAAGGGAGCGAAGGACGCCCCCAAGCAAACGCCCGAACCTGGCACGAAAACACCCGAACCTGCCCTCAAACCGGGTAATCTTTCCCTCGCACCGGCCCAAGGTGGCAACCTGTCCGGCTTCAGCTTAGCCCCCACGGCACCGGCCGCGAAGAAATCCTGCTGTTGCGAATCCGAAGGGGAACCGGAAAAGAAATCGAGCTGCTGCCAGGAGGAAACGGCTGCCGAGGCGTCCTGTTGCTGCAGCCACGAGAGCAACGACGGTGAAAAGCGCAGCTTTGCTCAGGCCATGCGTTACGGGCTCATCACCTTGCCGGCCGATCTGGCCAATGCCCTGATCATCGGCCTCGTGCTCGCCGGCCTGATCGGCACCCTCCTTCCGGATGACCTCTTTCAAGGTGCGCTCAGCGGCGGTGTGCTCGCATTCCTCATCGCGACCGCCATCAGCCTGCCGCTCTATGTCTGCGCGACCGCTTCCATCCCGATGGCTTACGCCCTCATGGCCGCAGGCCTCTCCCCCGGGGCGGCACTGGTTTTCCTCATCGTCGGTCCGGCCACGAATACCGCCACCATCGTCGCCGTCTGGAAAATGCTGGGGCAGAAAGGTACGGTTATTTATGTCGCCAGTCTAGTCGTGGTCTCCTGGACCGCAGGCTTCCTTTTCAATGCCGCTCTCAATCAGGAGCTGGCATCGGCCCAAGCCCACCAGCATGAGGCGCTGCATCCCGCACTCTGGCAACACCTGTCCGGGATCGGGCTCGTCGCGCTGCTCCTGCTCGCGCGATGGACGAGCCGGCGCAAAAAAAGCAGGAAGGGGCAGGCCCAGGCGAGCGAAGGCAAGTCCTGCTGCCACGCCTAGCCGCTCGAAGGCACCCCACGAGAGCCTGAATAACCCAAAGACCTCAGGGGTACTCCGGTATGCCACGTAGCCGATCGAAAAATAATTGCCCAATCCGCAGCAGCGCCACAGCCTGCGCAGATTGGAGCCATTATTGACAGCCATACACGATTTCGGAGGGGTCTGGACCCCCGCCCTGCTCGTCGGGCTCTTCCTGCTTAGCTCCTTCCTGATCATCTGGCGTCTGGAACGCATGTCGCATCGGGGCGTCGAAGGCACCGTCCTCGGCACGCTCTTCATGCCCTACTTCAGCGGGCTGGGAAACTTGATTTTCGTCGCGGTCGTCCTGCGCGACAATGGCCCGGCCCAGGAAATCGCAGTCAATTGCTGGACCAACAACATCACAAACCTCGGCTTGCTCCTCGCCCTGCCCGCTCTGATCTGGGGCCTGAACCTGAAATCCAAATCAAAGGCCCGTAAAGCTCAGCGGGAATCGGCACTGCACCGACTCTCACTGGCACTGACCCTCATCGCCATGGCCTTTTTTAGCATGATGGTCTGGGTACTCGGTCAGGATGGCACAATAGACCGTTACGACGGATGCGCACTCGTCGGGCTGTTCCTCTTCTGGCAGTGCTTCCATGTCTATGAAGTGCTCAAGGAGAACACCCAAAGCAACAAGGCTGGCTGGCACCCCCTCATCCTCCTCGACATCCTCCTCATTCTTGCCGGAAGCGCCTGCACACTGGTTGCGGTCGATGGAATCGTCGCCGCCATCCTTGCCCAGGAACAGGGCTGGTT
The DNA window shown above is from Coraliomargarita parva and carries:
- a CDS encoding M16 family metallopeptidase → MKQFLPLLALAFSIACQTASGLPAGIRHVQTLDGIEEYRLEQNGLRVLLYPNEGLPVATVMVTYEVGSRNESLGTTGATHILEHMMFKGTEAHTPEAGNDYSSEMERIGARSNATTYYDRTNYYAILPSSDVPAAIELEADRMRNLRLRDEDLASEMTVVRNEYERGENSPVSTLIKEIFATAYVAHPYNHPVIGWRSDIENTSTTKLRGFYDTFYWPENAVLSVIGGFDKAATLQAVADAYGIIPQAPAAIPEMDTEEPEQLGPRRLIVERSGQVGVVMIAYKVPEGTHPDWASLILIDEILTADKTGRLYRALEDKGKASATFAYGPMLRDPSLFVFCAYLTPDATHEETETIILEEIQNFIENGASEDELARAKSVVRASEIYGRDGPYAIADQLNDAIAMGDWTSYVNLPKAIEAVQVADLQAVAKKYFTARSSTTGWYVPSSHKAMASLSPHRGLQYYREPGLELFEPHQAETDTDNTPPAPGASQVNFSEKMQVADVNGIQVIAIGMPVEGIVSFVGSIAAGDSFSPESAPTLAGMTASMLDKGTQKQDRFAIAEKLDQLGAGISFGTGAHSLSFSGKFLRPDAGAVMDLLAEQLREPAFDPKVLESLKSRSIAGFLQAMDSPDYRAEAELSRLLYEPGHPNYTTPLESLMEGVKGTTVEDLATFHKQYYGPKSLRLVFAGDIDFEQLKAAVASAFDGWEGGVDYRTVADGQQPRTSQVEKITIPDKTSVSVRFGQTTGLQRTAPDYIPFMVGNYILGGSFQSRLNTEVRKNRGLTYHIRSYHEGDILTPGNWALQASFAPSMLEEGITATQSVINEWYAKGVSEAEVRAAVTTLSGSYLVGLSTTASVAGQVHSFVQRGFAPEYIDAYPLQLKGLDAPQVNQAIHQYFDPSALVEVAAGSINAPQPASSSATRKVSVRLDTPDAGWKIRIEKVYQSGDAILVLSKLSHSGEIASQVITTVADSVPLPLDRELPARHYILGKNWNWGDDSSGYQFIDSADAIRESLEGATLLYEAP
- a CDS encoding MFS transporter — encoded protein: MWVQSSRTRRNLRYSSIDAIFSTPWSLLSLPGSFLMAGLLNAYFQIGPFWFGLLCAMPALANALQIVMVPFIARYMAVRDFTLCHGWMNLGIWLSGLVGIAFIPRDNPDLAGWFFTCLFALGSTTLSLLVMGWTAWVGDFVPVEIRGRYMGRRNRFASIATLSFMCLSILMLELLDASRIAYIILVAVAVFARMAAMYIQHLIQSPDPTGGQVASANWAKELSALKEHKPLMRFVCYGMASGFFMAGMGALVPIYALDQLGASPAQFTSFSIAGTISGALGVRLWGEMIDRHGAVPIMLISFIAWRIGDMGWLFITPDALFWMYPMWISGGLMAIGYLLGSFNLLLKLIPKHSRTAGISLNLTVTSIAATIAPILIGWILNKAGQLDWNIPLTYRCLMAICLTGCLLSTLIIRGIKEPQTKPELNTIQGAMRTIRQLTVNQGLNFISNASFIVRRKR
- a CDS encoding SO_0444 family Cu/Zn efflux transporter codes for the protein MSDFLLRFAHNTWDLVAEMAPYLLFGFAIAGLLHLLIRREVIQRMLGKPGIAGVIKASLLGVPMPLCSCSVIPVAASLRQHGASRGATASFLSSTPQTGVDSILATYALMGGLFTAVRVAVAFVCGMVSGFLVDLCTKGAKDAPKQTPEPGTKTPEPALKPGNLSLAPAQGGNLSGFSLAPTAPAAKKSCCCESEGEPEKKSSCCQEETAAEASCCCSHESNDGEKRSFAQAMRYGLITLPADLANALIIGLVLAGLIGTLLPDDLFQGALSGGVLAFLIATAISLPLYVCATASIPMAYALMAAGLSPGAALVFLIVGPATNTATIVAVWKMLGQKGTVIYVASLVVVSWTAGFLFNAALNQELASAQAHQHEALHPALWQHLSGIGLVALLLLARWTSRRKKSRKGQAQASEGKSCCHA
- a CDS encoding metal-dependent transcriptional regulator encodes the protein MPSSTVEDYIKQIYLVAEKSPSGVVPMGRVAEALSVVPGTATTMVKTLADAGLVLYEPRVGVRLTEQGRSLALHVLRRHRLLEQFLVEVLDFDWSEVHDEAERMEHVVSDLLLERIDKYLGHPTEDPHGDPIPSAAGVLHDGGFQSLAECPIGEPLAVARISDQDTEFLQYIAQAGLNPGVSLKVTARSEAAESVCLAVGEGADSLTLGLGAAGKVLVRSFA
- a CDS encoding sodium:calcium symporter yields the protein MTAIHDFGGVWTPALLVGLFLLSSFLIIWRLERMSHRGVEGTVLGTLFMPYFSGLGNLIFVAVVLRDNGPAQEIAVNCWTNNITNLGLLLALPALIWGLNLKSKSKARKAQRESALHRLSLALTLIAMAFFSMMVWVLGQDGTIDRYDGCALVGLFLFWQCFHVYEVLKENTQSNKAGWHPLILLDILLILAGSACTLVAVDGIVAAILAQEQGWLSGNQLGLLTGWLMVLPNAVLAFYYAQKRQADVVYSSQVGDGHICIPLCIGLFAIFRPMPIAENLQAGLLILTAASLLHLLCLILFQRLPKPIAASFLAGYGYCLYLQINP